A genomic segment from Peromyscus maniculatus bairdii isolate BWxNUB_F1_BW_parent chromosome 11, HU_Pman_BW_mat_3.1, whole genome shotgun sequence encodes:
- the LOC121821210 gene encoding guanine nucleotide-binding protein G(i) subunit alpha-3 produces MGCTLSAEDKAAVERSKMIDRNLREDGEKAAKEVKLLLLGAGESGKSTIVKQMKIIHEDGYSEDECKQYKVVVYSNTIQSIIAIIRAMGRLKIDFGEAARADDARQLFVLAGSAEEGVMTSELAGVIKRLWRDGGVQACFSRSREYQLNDSASYYLNDLDRISQTNYIPTQQDVLRTRVKTTGIVETHFTFKELYFKMFDVGGQRSERKKWIHCFEGVTAIIFCVALSDYDLVLAEDEEMNRMHESMKLFDSICNNKWFTDTSIILFLNKKDLFEEKIKRSPLTICYPEYTGSNTYEEAAAYIQCQFEDLNRRKDTKEIYTHFTCATDTKNVQFVFDAVTDVIIKNNLKECGLY; encoded by the coding sequence ATGGGCTGCACGTTGAGCGCCGAGGACAAGGCGGCGGTGGAACGGAGCAAGATGATTGACCGCAACTTGCGGGAGGACGGGGAGAAAGCGGCCAAAGAAGTGAAGCTGCTGCTTCTCGGTGCTGGAGAATCTGGTAAAAGTACCATTGTGAAACAGATGAAAATCATTCATGAGGATGGCTATTCAGAGGACGAATGTAAACAGTATAAAGTAGTTGTCTACAGCAATACTATTCAGTCCATCATTGCAATCATAAGAGCCATGGGACGGTTAAAGATTGATTTTGGGGAAGCTGCCAGAGCAGATGACGCCCGACAGTTATTTGTCCTAGCTGGCAGTGCTGAAGAAGGGGTCATGACTTCAGAACTTGCAGGCGTGATTAAACGGCTCTGGCGAGATGGTGGGGTGCAGGCATGTTTCAGCAGGTCCAGGGAATATCAGCTCAATGACTCTGCGTCATATTACCTAAATGATTTGGATAGAATATCCCAGACCAACTACATTCCAACTCAACAAGATGTTCTTCGGACGAGAGTGAAGACAACAGGCATTGTAGAGACACACTTCACCTTCAAGGAGCTATACTTCAAAATGTTTGATGTAGGTGGCCAAAGATCAGAACGGAAAAAGTGGATTCACTGTTTTGAGGGGGTGACAGCAATTATCTTCTGTGTGGCCCTCAGTGACTATGATCTTGTTCTGGCTGAGGATGAAGAAATGAACCGGATgcatgaaagcatgaaattgttTGACAGCATCTGTAACAACAAATGGTTTACAGACACGTCAATCATCCTCTTTCTTAATAAGAAAGACCtttttgaggaaaaaataaagaggagcCCATTAACAATCTGTTACCCAGAATACACAGGTTCCAATACATACGAAGAGGCAGCGGCTTACATTCAGTGCCAGTTTGAAGATCTGAACCGAAGAAAAGATACCAAGGAGATCTACACTCACTTCACCTGTGCCACAGACACCAAAAACGTGCAGTTTGTTTTTGATGCTGTTACAGATGTCATCattaaaaacaacttaaaggaatGTGGACTTTATTGA